GCTATTGGTGAAGCCTTTGATCTTTCAAAACTTCGCTATCATAAGGTGATTATTATGACTGATGCCGATACTGACGGCGCTCACATCCGGACCTTGTTGTTGACTCTTTTTTACCGCTATCTTGTGCCTATAATTGAAAACGGGCATCTTTTTATCGCCCAGCCGCCGCTTTTCCGTCTTCAGAAAGGCAAGGAAGTCCATTATGCTTACAAAGAAGCGGAACGGGACCGTATTCTTAAATTATTTTCTGACGATGGGAAAACCGGCGTGACTATCCAACGCTATAAAGGTTTGGGAGAAATGAATCCCGAACAACTCTGGGAAACAACGATGAATTCCGATTCCCGCCAGTTGAAACAGGTGATGATAGAAGATGCGGTTGAAGCCGACCGGCTTTTTGATATTCTCATGGGGGAGGAAGTGGAGCCCCGGAAGAATTTCATCCAGGCGCATGCCACCGCCGTTAAAAATTTGGATATTTGATTCTTCATTTACAAATTCCAATTTTAATATATAATCTTAAATTATGCTCACTAAGATCAAAAATTTTCTGCAGGAAGCCATACAGGAATTCAAAAGAATCAATTGGCCTTCACGCCAAGAAGCTACCCGTTACACTTTATTTGTGATTGTTTTTTCTTTGGCAACGGCGGCATTCTTAGGATTAATTGATTTCATTTTTCTTTTTCTGTTAAATAAATTTTTTATAAAATAAAATGCCCAAACAAGCGCCAAAACAAGAACGCCATTGGTATGCCATTCACACTTATTCCGGCTATGAAGATGCCGTAGTTCGCTATTTAAAACAGAGATTAGAATCTTTGGAAATGCAGGAAAAAATTTTTGAGGTATTAGTTCCAAAGGAGAAAAAAATTAAAATAAAAAACGGTAAGCGTCAGCAAATTGAAGAAAAAATTTATCCCGGATATGTCTTGGTTGATATGATTTTGGACGATGATTCCTGGTATGTGGTCAGAAATACGCCAAGGGTAACCGGTTTTGTCGGGGCGGAAAGCACCAAGCCGACCCCGCTTTCTAAAGAAGAAATTGAAAGTTTGATGGCGAAGATGGGCGAGAAGGAAGCGAAATTCAATATTGACTTTAAGGTGGGAGAAATGGTAAAAATTGTTGATGGCCCCTTCAGAGACCATGACGGCAAAATAGCGGAAATTATAGAAGAGCACGGCAAGGTTAAAGTGAAGGTTCCTATTTTCAGCCGTGAAACCATAATTGAATTAGATATGTTGCAGGTAAAAAAATTATAATATGGCAAAACTAATAAAAATAATTACAAAATTGCAGATTCAGGCCGGCAAGGCCAATCCGGCGCCTCCGGTGGGCACGGCCTTAGGCCCGCATGGAGTTAATATCGGGCAATTCTGCTCTCAATTCAATGAAGCAACCAAGGAAATGAGTGATGTTATTCCGGTTGTGATTACCATTTATCAGGACCGAAGTTTTGAATTTAAGCTGAAAACCCCGCCGGTTTCGGCTTTGCTTAAAAAAGCCGCTGGTTTGGAAAAAGGCTCCGGTGATCCGTTGAAAACCAAAGTGGGGAAAGTAACCAAGGAAGATGTCCGCAAAATTGTTGAAAGGAAAATGGTGGATTTGAACACCGACAGCATAGAATCGGCCGAGAAAATTGTAGCAGGAACGGCGAGAAGCATGGGGATTGAGATAGAAAAGTAGAAAGATAAATTGACCCCTAAGGCCTTCTGATTTAGAATCAAATCAGAAGGCCTTTTTATTTTAATGCGCAAAAATCCCTATAAAGGAAAATTTATTGTTTTTGAAGGATTGGATGGTTCCGGGAAAAGCGTTCAGATGGAGCTTTTAGATAGATTCTTAAAAAAAGGTGGATTTGACGTTGTTTTGACAAAAGAACCAACGATGGATTCGCGCGCCGGCAAAACGATTCGTCTTGTTTTGGAAAGAAAGAAAAAAATTTCGCCTAAAAAACTTCAGGCGTTGTATAGCCAGGATAGAAAAGCCCATCTAACCGGGCTTATTATGCCTAATCTCAAAAAAGGTAAAGTTGTTATTTCTGACAGATATTGTTTTTCGTCTTTTGCCTATGGAAGCATGGGAGTGCCGTTAAGCTATCTTCTAAAAATTAATGATAAATTTTTATTGCCTGATTTGGTTTATTTTATAAATACCAACCCGGAAACCTGTATTTCACGGATAGAAAAAAGAGGGAAGAAGAAAACTCTGTTTGAGTATAAAGAAAAATTGGAAAATGTTTATCAAAATTATAAAAAAATTCTCAAGAAATTCAAAAATGTTATCATAATTGACGGAGAGAAAAGCATCAAAGAAACACACCGGCAGATAATTAAAAAGATTATAAATTATGTATAAACCCACTATTGGTTTGGAAATTCACTCTGAATTAAAGACCAGAAGCAAAATGTTTTGTGCTAGTCCGAATAACCCCGATGAAACCCGGCCTAATTTCAATGTTTGCCCGATTTGCCTGGGGCATCCCGGAACCCTGCCGGTTATTAACGAAGAAGCCGTAAAATCAGTTATCAAGCTGGGCTTGGCTGTTGCCGGGAAAATTCCTTTAGTTTCCCGTTTTGACCGCAAAAGTTATTTTTATCCCGACTTGCCCAAAGGTTATCAGATTTCCCAATATAAACAGCCGTTGGTGGAGGGCGGAACTTTGAACGGCGTTAAAATCACCAGAGTCCATTTAGAAGAAGATACTGGCACGCTTTCTCATGATAAAGAAAATCACAGTTTGGTGGATTTCAACCGCGCCGGCGTTCCTTTAATGGAATTAGTTACCGAGCCGGATATCAGAAGCGGTGAAGAAGCGGTGGCTTTTGCCAAAGAATTACAGCTTATTTTACGGTATCTGGATATTTCCGAGGCCAATATGGAAAAAGGGCAAATGCGGGTGGAGGTAAATATTTCGCTTCGTGAAATCGCGGATATCAGCATGAATCAGTTTGATAATCAGCATGAATCAGCGTCTACCTTAGGAACTAAGGTAGAAGTAAAAAATTTAAATTCTTTTAAGTCGGTGAAAGAGGCGGTTGATTATGAAATAAAAAGACAGACTGAAATTTTAGAGGAGGGGAAGCAGGTGATACATGAAACCCGCGGCTGGGATGACGTAAAAAGAATAACAGTCAGTCAGCGCAGTAAGGAAAAAGCCCATGATTATCGTTATTTTCCGGAACCGGATTTGCCGCCGCTGGATTTAGTCAAATTTAATATTAAAGAATTGAAAGATTCGCTTCCGGAATTGCCGGCGGCAAAAAGAAATCGTTTTGAAAAAGAATATGGCCTGACGCTGGCCCAGGCGGAAATTCTCATTGAAGATAATTATATCGCCGGATATTTTGAAAAGGCCGTGAAGGAACTTAAACTTCTGGCTTCAGATTATAAACCCCAAGTTTTGTTTAATTATTTAACTTCAGACTTTTTTGGCTTGATAACCGAACAGGGGATTTCTTTAAAAGAATCAAAAATCAATCCGCGGCAGTTAGCCGAACTAACGGGTTTGATTATTGAAAATAAAATTTCCAGCCGAATCGCCAAGGATGTTCTGGGAGAAATGTTTTTATCCGGCTTAAACCCGCGGCAGATTATCCAGGAAAAAGGATTAAGTCAGATTTCTGATGAAGCGATAATTAAAAAAACTATAGAGGAGGTGATAATGGAAAATTCGGCGGCCTTGTCTGATTATAGAAAAGGCAAAGCCAATGCCTTGCAATTTTTAATCGGTCAGGCGATGAAAAAGCTCAAAGGCCAAGCCAACCCTGAAATCCTGAAAAATCTTTTTGAAGAATCTTTACGATAATCAAAAGATTTACTATTGTAATTCCACGATCGTGGAATTACAATAGTAAAAATTTATTTGCCATTGAACGGGCCTGATTTTCCGTCTTAATCCAAATAATACTTTTATCCCTTTTAAACCAGGTTATCTGGCGTTTGGCGTAGCGGTAAATTTCTTTTTTCATTTGCTCGGTCATTTCTTCATAAGAAATCAAACCGCGCAGATAATCGGCGGCCAGCCGGTATTCCAAGCCCAATTCCCCAAACCGTTTCCAGTTTAGTCCTTTTTTGTGGAGTTTTTCTATTTCTTCAATCAGACCTTTTTTCAGCGTTTTTTCCAATCTTTGATTGATTAACTGCCGAAGTTCGTTTGGTGTTTTTTTGATGCCTATTTTTAATACCGCAAACGCGGTCGCTGATTTCCGCTGATTCCGCTGATTTACGCTGATAGCATTTCGCTCTAACGGCGGTACGGGAGATCCGGTTGTGATAACGATTTCCAGGGCCCTGACTAATCTTCTTCGGTTGCAAGGGTCAATATTAGCCGCTCTTTTGGGATCAAATTTCTGAAGCATCCGGAAAAGTTCTTCTAATGATTTTTTTTCAAGCCGTTTTCGCAAACCTTTCTGAGGAGCCACGGCCGGCAATTTATAATCATAAATCAAAGCGTCAATGTAAAATCCGCTGCCGCCGACTATTATTGGAAATTTATTTTTTTTAAAAATTCCATTCAGGATTTTTTTGGCCGCTTTTTGATATTGGACCACAGTATAAGTTTTTTGCGGCTTAACAATGTCAATCATATGATGTTTGACGCCTTTCATTTCTTTTTTGGTTATTTTTTCCGTGCCGATATTCAGTCCTTTATAAATCTGGCGGGAGTCAGCCGAAATTATTTCGCCGTTAAATTTCTTGGCGATTTTAATGGCCAATTGCGATTTCCCGGAAGCCGTCGGCCCGAGAATGACGATGATTTTATTATTTATATTTTTCATTTATTTCATTATAAACCATTTTGGTTGATTTTTTTAAAAAAAAGTGTCCCGATAGTTATCGGGACACTGTGCTATAAGGAGGTGAATTAAATATTGGGGATTTTTATCAGGAATCCGACTGGTAGCGCTCTGACTTGATCGGGGCAAGAACCAAGATTGTTAAGCCAAGCGGTATGTTTCCAATTTTTTCCGGCCAATTTGAACAAGGTATCGCCCGGCATAATTTTGTGTATGTACCCGGGGAATTTAATTATTCTACCCGCTTGCAGATTGTCGGCGTCTTTAATATGGTTGAATTTAGCGACTTTTAACGCATTTATTCCCCCAAAGAGACTATATAGAGTGTCTCCGGTTTTTACTTTATAGCTCAAGAGCGGGCGGTTTTCCGCGGTTTTGAGTTTTCTGGAAAGCAAAGAAACTTTCTGGGAAAGGTGGCCTATCTGAACTTCTTTTTTCTGTATTTGCTGTTTCGCGAGCGCAACTGTCTGCTGCGACTGGGAAAGCTGATTATTCTTGGAGTTAAATGCGAATGCCAAGCCGACTATCAAAACCAGGCTAATCAGTCCGATTATCACATTAGATATTTTCATTGCGTTCCCTCCTTCTGTAAAACGTCCTGCGCTGCCGGCAATCCGGCCAGGATTGCTTTGGACGGCCCTTCCTTACGGGCGTTGGTCACCGCGCCAAAATTAGCACGGGGGACTTGTCGGTGCGCAGGGTATTGGTTAATAAATTAATGGAAATAAACAGGCAGTTTAAGGTCGTGCCCGCGACCGCGTACAACAGCCTTCTTTGCAATGAGCGACCGATCTAATCAGCCAGCGAATATTGTTTCTTGCCATTTTTACACCTCCTTTTAGTTAGATTTTTATGTTAAAAAGCTTTTTAAAGCAAAGCAAAGTTTTAACTTTATGTCAAGACGTTTGCGGAAATTCTGTCGTTAAATGGTTTTGTCCGCGATCTCTTTTTTGATTTGCTCAAGAAGTTTTTCCAGTTTGATTTCTCCTTCCTGGCCGCGGCGGTAGTGGCGGATATTAACGGTATCGTTTTGAAGTTCTTTGTCGCCGACAACCAGAACATAGGGAATTTTTTGGATTTCGGCTTCGCGGATGCGTTTGGAAACCGTCAGGTTTTCGTCGCTAAGAGAAACGCGGATGCCGTTTGCTGATAGCTGTGAATTAATTTCTTGAGCGTAAGTTATATGGGCGGCTCCGATATTGATTATTTGCGCTTGGACAGGGGATAGCCAAAGCGGCAAGGCGCCGGCGTAATGCTCCAGCAACATTCCGAAAAATCTTTCCAGCGAGCCCATCAGCGCGCGGTGAATCATATATGGCCGGTGGGTTTTGCCGTCTTTATCAACGAATTCCATTTTGAATTTTTCGGGCATATTGAAATCAAACTGGATGGTGGAGCATTGCCATTCGCGGCCAAGGGCGTCTTTTATTTTAATGTCTATTTTTGGGCCGTAAAAAGCGCCGCCGCCTTCGTCAACGGAATAATCAAGTTTGGAATCTTTTAAGGTTTTTTCAAGGGCGAGGGTGGCTTCCTCCCACATTTTTTTACTGCCGACTGATTTTTTTTTGGGCTTGGTGGAAAGATAAATATGAAAATCATTAAAGCCGAAACTTTTCAAAATATAAAAACAGAAATCCAGAACTTTTTTGATTTCAAAAGGCATTTGTTCGGGGGTGCAGATTAAATGGGCATCATCCTGAGTGAAACCGCGGACGCGCAAAAGTCCATGGAGAACTCCGGCTTTTTCGTAGCGGTAAACTGTTCCAAGTTCCGCCCAACGCATCGGCAAATCCCGATAAGAGCGGATGCGGTTTTTGTAAATTAAAATATGGAACGGGCAGTTCATCGGTTTGATATAATATTCGTTTTCGTCTATTTCCATCGGGCTGTACATATTTTCTTTGTAAAAATCCAAATGGCCGCTGGTTTCCCAGAGGGTTGATTTGCCGATGTGCGGTGTGAAAACGATTTCGTAGCCGTTTTGATAATGAGCCTGGCGCCAAAAATCTTCTATTATTACCCGGATGCGGCCGGCCTTGGGGTGCCAGTAGATTAAGCCGGGCCCGCCCATGCTTTCGTGAATACTGAATAAATCCAAATCCTGGCCTAAGCGGCGGTGGTCGCGTTTCTGGGCTTCGGCGATTGTACTGATATAGCCGTCTAATTCTTTTTTGGTTTCAAAAGCCAGGCCGTAAATCCGGGTGAGCATCGGATTTTTTTCATCGCCTTTCCAGTAAGCTCCGGCAATTTTTATCAAATTAAAAGCTTCTGGGTCTATTTCTTTGGTGTTTTTAATATGAGGTCCGGCGCATAAATCAACAAATTCTCCATTTTGATAAACGGTGATTTGTTTAGAAGGCAGATCTTTTAATAGTTCTAATTTATATGGCTGGTTTTTGAATATTTTTTTGGCTTCGGCTTTGGAAACTAATTTTCTTTTGAAAGAAATATTCTGCTTTATCAATTCTTT
The bacterium genome window above contains:
- the nusG gene encoding transcription termination/antitermination protein NusG; this encodes MPKQAPKQERHWYAIHTYSGYEDAVVRYLKQRLESLEMQEKIFEVLVPKEKKIKIKNGKRQQIEEKIYPGYVLVDMILDDDSWYVVRNTPRVTGFVGAESTKPTPLSKEEIESLMAKMGEKEAKFNIDFKVGEMVKIVDGPFRDHDGKIAEIIEEHGKVKVKVPIFSRETIIELDMLQVKKL
- the tmk gene encoding dTMP kinase, with the translated sequence MRKNPYKGKFIVFEGLDGSGKSVQMELLDRFLKKGGFDVVLTKEPTMDSRAGKTIRLVLERKKKISPKKLQALYSQDRKAHLTGLIMPNLKKGKVVISDRYCFSSFAYGSMGVPLSYLLKINDKFLLPDLVYFINTNPETCISRIEKRGKKKTLFEYKEKLENVYQNYKKILKKFKNVIIIDGEKSIKETHRQIIKKIINYV
- the secE gene encoding preprotein translocase subunit SecE, whose translation is MLTKIKNFLQEAIQEFKRINWPSRQEATRYTLFVIVFSLATAAFLGLIDFIFLFLLNKFFIK
- the thrS gene encoding threonine--tRNA ligase → MNQTSNGVKIMPDIQLNKIRHSLSHIMAAAVGEIFPGVKFGIGPAIENGFYYDFDLPAKASGEGGLSPENLPKIEKRMKELIKQNISFKRKLVSKAEAKKIFKNQPYKLELLKDLPSKQITVYQNGEFVDLCAGPHIKNTKEIDPEAFNLIKIAGAYWKGDEKNPMLTRIYGLAFETKKELDGYISTIAEAQKRDHRRLGQDLDLFSIHESMGGPGLIYWHPKAGRIRVIIEDFWRQAHYQNGYEIVFTPHIGKSTLWETSGHLDFYKENMYSPMEIDENEYYIKPMNCPFHILIYKNRIRSYRDLPMRWAELGTVYRYEKAGVLHGLLRVRGFTQDDAHLICTPEQMPFEIKKVLDFCFYILKSFGFNDFHIYLSTKPKKKSVGSKKMWEEATLALEKTLKDSKLDYSVDEGGGAFYGPKIDIKIKDALGREWQCSTIQFDFNMPEKFKMEFVDKDGKTHRPYMIHRALMGSLERFFGMLLEHYAGALPLWLSPVQAQIINIGAAHITYAQEINSQLSANGIRVSLSDENLTVSKRIREAEIQKIPYVLVVGDKELQNDTVNIRHYRRGQEGEIKLEKLLEQIKKEIADKTI
- a CDS encoding LysM domain-containing protein → MKISNVIIGLISLVLIVGLAFAFNSKNNQLSQSQQTVALAKQQIQKKEVQIGHLSQKVSLLSRKLKTAENRPLLSYKVKTGDTLYSLFGGINALKVAKFNHIKDADNLQAGRIIKFPGYIHKIMPGDTLFKLAGKNWKHTAWLNNLGSCPDQVRALPVGFLIKIPNI
- the rplK gene encoding 50S ribosomal protein L11, which encodes MAKLIKIITKLQIQAGKANPAPPVGTALGPHGVNIGQFCSQFNEATKEMSDVIPVVITIYQDRSFEFKLKTPPVSALLKKAAGLEKGSGDPLKTKVGKVTKEDVRKIVERKMVDLNTDSIESAEKIVAGTARSMGIEIEK
- the miaA gene encoding tRNA (adenosine(37)-N6)-dimethylallyltransferase MiaA; translated protein: MKNINNKIIVILGPTASGKSQLAIKIAKKFNGEIISADSRQIYKGLNIGTEKITKKEMKGVKHHMIDIVKPQKTYTVVQYQKAAKKILNGIFKKNKFPIIVGGSGFYIDALIYDYKLPAVAPQKGLRKRLEKKSLEELFRMLQKFDPKRAANIDPCNRRRLVRALEIVITTGSPVPPLERNAISVNQRNQRKSATAFAVLKIGIKKTPNELRQLINQRLEKTLKKGLIEEIEKLHKKGLNWKRFGELGLEYRLAADYLRGLISYEEMTEQMKKEIYRYAKRQITWFKRDKSIIWIKTENQARSMANKFLLL
- the gatB gene encoding Asp-tRNA(Asn)/Glu-tRNA(Gln) amidotransferase subunit GatB is translated as MYKPTIGLEIHSELKTRSKMFCASPNNPDETRPNFNVCPICLGHPGTLPVINEEAVKSVIKLGLAVAGKIPLVSRFDRKSYFYPDLPKGYQISQYKQPLVEGGTLNGVKITRVHLEEDTGTLSHDKENHSLVDFNRAGVPLMELVTEPDIRSGEEAVAFAKELQLILRYLDISEANMEKGQMRVEVNISLREIADISMNQFDNQHESASTLGTKVEVKNLNSFKSVKEAVDYEIKRQTEILEEGKQVIHETRGWDDVKRITVSQRSKEKAHDYRYFPEPDLPPLDLVKFNIKELKDSLPELPAAKRNRFEKEYGLTLAQAEILIEDNYIAGYFEKAVKELKLLASDYKPQVLFNYLTSDFFGLITEQGISLKESKINPRQLAELTGLIIENKISSRIAKDVLGEMFLSGLNPRQIIQEKGLSQISDEAIIKKTIEEVIMENSAALSDYRKGKANALQFLIGQAMKKLKGQANPEILKNLFEESLR